The Alicyclobacillus macrosporangiidus CPP55 genome segment TTGCCGTGTGTCGTTCTCAGGACAGCAGGGCCGAGTTCATTATCAAACGGAATCTGCGAAAGGAAAGCCCCCAGGCCTGGCTCGTGACCGCCCAGCAGCACGGTGTATGCCACGAACCTCGGCCAGGCAAGAAAGTGTATCACGGTTCGCTGATGTGCCCGGTCAAGGGCCTGTCGGAACCAGTTCGGATGGTATTCGAAGTCATCGAACGGACCACCATGGCCGACGGGCAAACCCTGTTGGTCCCAGACATCGAGGTCGACGCCTACTGGACCTCACTGCCCGACGACCCAGATGTGATCATTCGTCTGTACCATGACCACGCCGTGATGGAACAGTTCCACAGCGAAATCAAGACGGATCTGGACGCTGAACGGTTACCGTCAGGCAAGTTCGCAACCAACAACCTGGTACTGCATTTTGTATGCATGGCTTACAACTTGCTGAGGGTGATTGGCCAGGAAAGCCTAAAACGCAACGATGCACCTCTGCGTAAGAAGGCAGAACGTCGTCGTATCCGGACGGTGATTCAGAACTTGATGACCTTGGCTGCGAAACTAGTCCGACATGCCAGGCAGAGCAAACTGAAGTTGGGGCATGGGAACCGATGGTTCCCTGTGTTTCGCCGTTTGTATTTGACCTTCGTATAACATGTGCCGTCTTGTGGCCTGGGAACAAAGCCTGACGATGAACAGGCCGGGGAAGTTATTCGCTTCTGCGGGAACTGGCGTTCCCTTACGGTTGAATTCGATGGAATCGCTCCACGCACCAATGCAGTCGCAGCCCGTTCGATGCAAGATAAACGCCGCATGAGTGCTCGACAGGTACCCTGTCACGGATTCAGGATTACACTAGGATGGAAAGGATCGCCACACCGGGAAGGAGAGTCTCAGTATGCCACTGTTCTTCTAAGGTTTGACTCACTGCACCGGCAATGAGGTGCGAGCCCGGCATTTTCCGCGGTGTCCGCTGCGGCCCGGTTTGAAGATATGTTGGTTTTACTTACGACAGGGGAGGGGGAGCCGTGACTTTAGAAATTCGTCCAGCCCGCATCGAAGATGCTGAGGCGATAAGTCGCCTGATGGGACAGTTGACTGGCCATGAGGTGTCTCCTCAGACGATGGAGGAGCGTATCAAACTTGTCTCGACCAGCGTCGTAGATTCCTTGTATGTTTGCCACGAGGACCAGAACGTGATAGGCGTGCTTGGATTCCGGATCCGAGAAAATTTAGAGGAGTCGAGTCGATATGGCGAGATTTCTGTGATCGTCGTCGATGAGAACGTAAGACGCAGAGGAGTCGGCCGTCTCTTGATGGAATTTGCGGAGCGTCTTGCTGTTGGAAAAGGATGTATTGGAACCTGGCTGGTTAGTGGATTTGGTCGCAAAGAGGAGGCCCATCGCTTCTATCAAGACTTAGGATATCAGATCACGGGGTATCGGTTTGTGAAGAGATTCGGTGGTCAAGATTGAGCATGCATTCACAATGCATCGCTTTCGGTTTTGGAGGAATTGCTCAGGTGGCTCATGTCGACTGTCGGGCCACTGCAGAGGAGCGACGTTATAGATGAAGATAGAATATGCGGACTTCGAGAAGTTCCCCGAGGAGCCATACGGTAAGAGTATGTGTCGGCTTCACGACCGCATTTTCACAGGACAAGATTCAAGCATCATTGTCGCAGAACTCCAGAAAAGGTCACGATGCTTCATCTCACTAGCTGTTGTAACAGCTGAAGTGGTGGGTTACAAGATTGGTTACGAAGACCGGACGGGGCGCTTTTACAGTTGGCTTGGCGGCGTCGATCCCGAATTCCGCGGTCGGGGAATTGCGTCCCAATTGATGCGAAGGCAACACGAGTGGTGCCGTAGTCACGGTTATCGGGTCATTCGCACACATACGAAGAACAAGTGGCGAGATATGTTGATTCTGAATATAAGGCATGGGTTCGACGTGGTCGGCACGTACACCGACGAGAAGGGTGAGCCGAAGATCATTCTGGAGAAACGGCTGTAACCGAATCGGCAGTCCTCGAAGGAGATCGTGGAAGCCAATGCACGGGATCGTGTCTGAAATACTTGTGGTAATTCACAGACTCCATATTGGCGGTCGCTTCATTCTGGGCATCGATGGATTGAGTCGCTCCGGCAAGACCACGCTTGCGGAGGACTTGAGCGTTGAGCTCCTGAAGGCTGGCAAGAATGTCTGCGTATTTCACATGGACGATCACATCGTGGATCGCAACAAAAGATACAACACGGGACACGAACCGTGGTACGAGTATTACGCTTTACAATGGGATGTGGAGTACCTGCGGGAAAATTTGTTTATGAAACTTCGACAGTCGCGTGAGCTCACACTCAACTTCTACGACGATGAGCTTGACCAACAGTTCACGAAAACAGTGCTGATCCCGGATCAGTGCGTCATTATCGTAGAAGGTGTATTTCTTCAGCGTTCAGCGTGGCGGGAGTTTCTCGACTATTGCGTCTACCTGGAATGCCCCAGGGAAGTCCGGTTCGCTCGTGAAAGAGCCAGTGTCCAGGCCGCCCTGGAGAAATTCAAAACTCGGTACTGGAAGGCGGAAGATCACTACTTGGAATCGGTTCGGCCTTTCGCGATTGCAGATATGGTCGTACCAGCTGGTCCGATGGAGGTACGAAAATTATGAGCGAACTAAGGCGCACTTTGTGGAGGCCAACGTGATGAAGAGAATTTGCGTGTTTGCGGGATCTAATTTGGGAAACGGTTCTTCATACCAGGTACAAGCACGCTGTCTTGGAGAGGAAATTGCCAAAAGTGGACTTGAGCTTGTTTACGGCGGTTCGAGCGTCGGACTGATGGGCGAGGTCGCAAACAAGGTACTGGAACGTGGAGGAACAGTAATCGGTGTTCTGCCAACTTCGTTATTTAGAGGAGAATTTGTTCACCCTGGCCTCACTCGGTTGATAGAAGTGAAAGACATGCACGAGAGAAAGGCAACGATGGGGAATCTGTCGGATGCCTACATTGCGCTTCCAGGCGGCTACGGCACCTTTGAAGAACTGTTTGAAGTCATCAGTTGGGCGCAGCTTGGGATTCATCAGAAGCCGATCGGGTTGCTGAATGTGGAAGGGTACTACACCCCGCTCTTGAATCTGATCGATCATGCAATTCGAGCGGGGTTTGTACAGGAGAGGCACAAAGAGGTTCTGGTGGTGGCAGAAGATGCCCCGACGCTGATTAAGAAACTACAAGAATTCGTCCCGGTTTCATTCGAGAAGAAGTGGGATCAACTTGCCGAATGATGTATAACCGAATGTGGCGGTCTAGGCAAAAGTTCTGTGCAACCGTCTCGATCCATAATCTAGTCTCCGCGGGAAGGCGAAAGCTCCGGGTCATCAACCAGTTTGCCGGATTTCGGTGGCAGCTTGGTGCGAAGCAGGGGAATCCCCGTGACCACAGACGCCATAACGATGACTAGCCCTGCACTGAAACCAATGGTTCTGACTGGAACGTGGTTTAACAAGACGCCGGTCGCCATCATGGAGGCGGCAATGGTGACGCTGGAGGTTGTGTCAAACATGGCAAACACCCTGCCGTGGACTTCCTTTGTGACCATCTGCATGATGAGTGTGGTCACCGAAGCATTCCCGACGCCGGCTCCAATTGTCGCAAGCACGAGGCAGATCGATGCCAGCCAGAGGCTCGGGGATTGGCTGACCAGGATATGACACAGCCCTTCGATGAGAAATCCGACTACGGCGGCTTGTCGCGTCCACGCTGTAAACCAGGGAATCAAAAAGCCGCTCAGGAGAAACCCGAGACCAAGTGCCCCATACATCACTCCGACGCCGGTGTTACCGCTGTGAAACACCTGATAGCCGTATACGCTCAGCAACACGTTGATGGCGCCACCGCCGATTGGCCACAGAAGCGACTGCAAAGCGATGACTTGAACGACACGAGATCGCCAGAACACGGACCAAAACGAAATTTTCCTGATCGCTTGTGTGGATGAAGGGCCAGTGCCGACTTGTGAACGACGATGGAGATGGTCGTTTGGGATCTGGATGGACCAGCACAGAAGCCCTGATACGAGAAATGAAGCCGCGTTTGTGATGAATGCCACCTGTGTGCCAAGGGCGGCGGTCACGATGCCCCCGAGAGCGGCCCCTACTGCCATGACCAACCCGCTTGTCGATTGCTCCAGCCCATTTGCTTGGGACACATGCTGCGCTTGGACAAGCTGTGGTATGACCGCAGTCCGAGCGGGGGAGAACAGGGCGGAAAAGACCACAAGTCCGAATGTCCCCGCATAAGCAATCCACACTTCGCTTGCGTCATGAATGAAGAGGAACGATAACGCCAGTATGGCCCGAGCAAAATCAGAGACGAGCAGAATCGCCTTTCGGTTGAGCCGATCCGCCAGAATGCCTCCAATAGGGCCCATGACGAGATACGGCAGTGTGCGCACGGCTAAGGTCAGTCCCACTGCAAAGCCGGAGCCGGTGAGGTGCAGGAGCAAACTGAGCAGTGCCACACTGTTGAACCAGTCACCCAGTCCGCTGATCAGACTGGCGAACAGCAGGCGCCGATATTGAGTCTCAGTCTGCATCAATAGGAGGATGTCTCTCATGAAGTTCACTCCTCCGACTCAGCTTTGTTGGGGATACGCCAGTACACCCCATTGTCCCGATCCATGAGTTGATTCCCGATGAGTTCACGACGGAGTGTGGCAAAATCCGGATGGTGACGTTTGAGAATCTCATTGACCTGTGACTCCGGATAACGCACATCCCATTCGAACTTGTCCGCCAACCATTTCAAAATGACGAGTCGCTTTTTTCGGCTTGCTGGGATCTCTTTGAGTTGATCGCCAATCAGGAAATCACGGAGTACCTTTTGCTCCCATGCGTTCCCCTCCGCCCTGGCCATGGAAGCCAAGCGTTCCGGTTGGAGGAGTCGGCTGAACTGACGGAGGGAATCCGATTGAAATCGATAGAAGTGAACGTTGCCTTCCGCCCGCATGGTGACGAGCCCGAGCTCTCGAAGCCGGCTGAGATGGTGTGAAACCGTTGGCGGCTTGAGACCGAGGTAGGCGGAGAGCTCATCGACGCTGGCTTCGTGATCGGCCAAAATGCCGAGGATGCGAAGCCGGCTCTCGTCTGCCAAGACCTTGAGAAATTGAATCAGGGCTTGGCTGTCTTCATGGGTCATGTTCAGCGTCCCTCCGTGCGCAGGACATTTGATGAACATCAATATACACGGATAACGAAATTCTATCAATATCGAAGTAGTGATGTGCTGTCCGGTGCGGTCCGCGAGGGTCATTCATGAAAGGGGCAATGGGTATGCCGATTGATTTTCATGATGAAAAGAATAAGTTATCGGGGTAGATTCTTCGATGGTCATGGTAGATGCGGCGCGGGAGCGGTCCGCCGGCATGTCCAACGTGTCATACATCGTTGGAGACGCGGCGAATACCGGTCTGAACGACGCTTCGGTGGACTTGGTGTTTGAACGCGCGTTGATTCATCACGTGAAAGACCTTGTTCCGGTCATGACCGAGGCATATCGAATTCTGGTGCCGTCGGGTCGCGTTATCATTCAGGACAGGACACCGGCTGACATTCAATTACCGGGATCGGAGGAGCATATCCGAGGATACTTCTTCGAACGATTTCCGAAACTCCTCACCACCGAACAAATGCGGCGTTGGCCGGGGGAGGAAGTGCGGAGGGCTATGGAAACCGTTGGGTTCCATAATGTCACCGAACACAGAATGTGGGAAACGAGACGAGTGTACCGGGACATGAACGAATTGGCGGAGGACTTACGGAGCCGGACAGGGCGGTCCATCTTGCACGAGCTTTCGGATGAGGAGCTCTATGACTTGATTCGGCACGTCGAAAGGATAGTGTCTCACGTGAGGGAGATTGTCGAACGGGATCGCTGGACGGTATGGATTGGGGAGCGATGAGGGAACGGATTGTACATGCGTGTGCATTTGATAGTTTGATAGGGTGAGAGTAATTCTGTAGACCTTCAGGGCAGGGTGAGGTCAGCCAGGCTGGCCAATTCCCGATCGGTGGTGATGCAGGGAGTCTGACGAGCCCACGAGCCTACAGGTTATCGAGACACCGGTTGTGGCGATAACCGAGGCAGGAACGGGTGAGAATCCCGTGCCGACGGTATAGTCCGGATGAAAGAAGGTTGCAAGCGGAGCAGGCGTCACGAGCTGGATTTCTGGGGCCGCGACGTTCTGTTCACGTACCCGATGTACCCTGAAGAGTCTCCGGAGAGGAGGCTCATTTTGCTGGCATTTGGGCACTTGGTGACTGGCGATTCCGGCGCCCTACCCATGGGACATGGATGGCTTCGAATGCCACGTGGCTCGCGCTGGCTGTTGGAATGTCCGTCGCCGCCTACACCACGTTCGATAAAATCACGCTCCGTTATATTCCGGCTGTGACGCTGAACGACGTGAGCAGCCTTGGGAATTGGATGGCCCTCTCGTGGATAGCGATTCGATCGGGTGTCATCAAAACTGAATGGGAAGCCAATTGGAAGACCATTATTCTGGGTGGCATCATTTCTCCGGGCGGATACTTACTTTTTCTGTTGGCGCTATCCATTTTGCCTTTGGCGCAGCTTGCGCCGATGAGGGAGATCGGTACGGTTTTCGGTACGTTGCTTGGCATCTTGGTTCTCAAGGAGCCGCAGGGCCGACGCAGGATCATCGCGGCGGGGATACTGACAACCGGTGTGATCTTGCTCGGACTTTTTGGATAGGGTCTCTAGCAACCAACTACCAGGTTGCATTGGGTTGGAAATGAGAGGTCACTTTCCGGGCTGGCACTTCACAGGTGAACCAGTCCGTCAAGGTGTTTCTATGTGTAGACATCAGCAATGGGAGGAATACAGCATGAGTCGTCGACTGCGTGCTGCCATCGTGGGGGCAACGGGAATGGCAGGTCAACAATTCGTTATGGCCTTGTCGCGGCATCCAAACTTCACGTGGCAGAAGCGATCGGCTCCAGGTTGTTCATGACGGAGGGGGTGATGGCTTGGAACAGGCACCGATTCTGGATCATTCCCAGATACAGATCCGTCCCTTGCGAGAGGACGAACAGCCGCCGATGGATCTGTTGCTGCTGGCGGATCCTTCGGAGTCGATTGTGAGCGGTTATGTCAAACGAGGATCTTGTTGGATTGCAGAAGCCAACCGTGCGGTCGTGGGCGTATACGTTCTTCTGGAGACGCGCCCAGAGACAGTGGAGCTGGTCAACGTTGCCGTACGAGAGGATGTGCAAGGCCGCGGGATCGGCAAGAAATTGGTGTTGCATGCTGTGGAGACCGCCCGCAAGGCTGGGTTTCGAACCATTGAACTGGGGACGGGGAATTCGAGTATCGGTCAACTGGCCCTTTACCAGAAGTGCGGATTCAGGATCATCGGTGTGGACACGGATTTCTTTGTACGGCATTATGACCATCCTATCTTTGAGAATGGGATTCAGTGCAGGGATATGATCCGGATGAGGCAAGATTTGTGACGGTTCCGTATGGGGTGAATCGGACCATGACGTGGTCCTGCTCTGCAAAGGCACGTTACCGAAACCGGGAGGCGAGAGATTGACAAGCATTCCTGAGGAATTGTCCGCGTTTCTCTGCTCCACGTTTGGCCGTGTCACTGATGTGCAAACGCTGTCCGGCGTGGCGCGCGACGGCGGCGCAATGCGCCTTCAGCTAAACGGCGGGAAGTCCGTCATCGTAAAATCCTCGCCGTTGCCGAGAGAACGCAACTTCTACGAAAGACATGCCAGCCGCATTCGAAGTGCCGGCGTCGGGTTGCCCAGCCTGTATTGGTCCGGTGCGGACGATACCGGGAGACATTGGATTGCCATTGAGGATGTGCCGAATCCGTTCCCGCGGGAGCGCTGGGTGTGCGACGCGGAGCAGATGGAGATCTTGTTCCGGCTTCACGTATCCACATGGGGAAATCGGCGGCTAAAATTGGACGAACACGCATTCAAGCCAGCTTGGGACGACGCGCTGACCGTGGAAGCGTGTGCGTGGTTTGGCGGTGGATTGGAAAGGAACGATATGGCGAGCCGGCTCCTCAAGCTACAGCGGGACGCCCAGGTGCTGTTTCAACCAACATGCTGCATATTGGCAGACCCGAACCCCACAAACTGGCGCATCCGAAATGACGGGAAACTGGTGCTGATTGACTGGGAACGGTTTTGTTACGGTCATCCAGCGATTGATTTGGCGATCACGATGCCCGGACTCGGCAGCAAGGACGGAACCATGGAGGGCAACATAGCCGAATTGTATCGGGAATGTTGGGAGAAGAACGTCGGCAGTGTGCCGCAAGAGCTGTTTGATCTGGAACGATGGATACGGGTGGCCAAACTGTGGTCGGCGGTTGAATTTCTGGCTAACGCAAGGCGGAATCCGGAATCGTATTCTGAACAGACGATGGCCCGCCTTGTAAGGGAACTGCCGGGATACGTCGACGGTCTCTCGATGGTGTAGCATGCCCTGGTTCTAAAGCGGTTGTTCACGTTGTGGGGGTTTCCGTAGCCGCCACCAGGCTGTTCAGGAAGTCGTGAATTTGGGTACGTAGCACGGGACCGTGACCGGTCGCCAGAAACTCAATCTCTTTATACGACGATAATAGCTGGAGTCCTTGGACGAAGACATCGAATCGGTATTTGTGGCGATCTTCCTGATTTTGAGACCAGGCCGTTACAAATTCACGGGTTTTGACGCGCAGGTGCGCACCGAATGTAAGGAGTCCCTCTTGAGGGAGTTTCTCGCCGAAGAAGCAGATATGATCTCCACAGAACAAGCAGTGGGTGGCGGGGTCATACAATGCGATGGAACCTTCGGTGTGGTGCCCCAATAAAGTGAAGGAGAGTCCCCGGAGTTGGCCCGTGTCGGAATCCATCGTTTGAAATTCTTCCTGCTGTTTGGCGGACAAGCGTGCCGCATCGTGGATGTGAATCCATTTCTCCGCAAGGGTGAACAAGTGGCTCGCACCGATGTGATCTTTGTGTCCATGGGTCGCAATCAACACACGAACACTTTCCGGGTCAACACCGATTTGCGACAGCGCAGCCGTGAGTTCGTGGCTTTGTTCTTCCTTGCCACAGTCAATCAAGATGAACGCCCCGGATCGTTTGATGAGATAGCAGTTGTTGTACGAGTTCCAAGAGGGATCCCAGAGCGCGATACCAAAGACGTCACCCGTGATCTTCATCACTTTGTATCCCATGTCCCCCACCTAGAAACCCAAAATGCGCTTTCCTGAATTGTACGAACTTCCCCCTCGATGATCCACCGTTCTCCGGAACAAAGTGTATCTGCCTGGCCGAGAAAGCAGCACGGGCTGCCGAACAAAGCCGGCTGGAAACGGTCTTGCATGAGAGTCAAAATCATATGAAAATCATATGAAACGAAACCTGTCAGAGGATGGATCGAGATCTGGCGGCACCCAGGTGTGGCATGGCGACATTCCTGGCTCCCGTCGCCCGCGAATAGCCCCTGAATCTGAGGAATCGAAGGGAGAGCACGCAGGGTGAACGTCGTTTACGGCGAAATATTGACCACCATCTTGATTCTCGCGGCGGTTGTATGGGATTGGGTGCAAGGCAACTTTCGTGGCATCGTCTTGCAATGCTTGGGTGCCTTGTGTGCGGGAACGGTGTTGAATGCCATCGTAAACTTACAGAGCCACCCAGATTCAGCTTCGAAAGCGCTCCTCCTGTATTTGATTCTGACGACGTTCTGTTATCACTGGGCCTATCAGCGAAGAAGAAAACCTCGGCACGAGACAGAAGGGCGTGGGAAGTGATCGCCTTCTTCCGAAGTGCGCCGATTCGCAACCGTTGCTTCAGACCTCGTTCAGGAACGGTGGACACCCCTCCCTTGGGCGAAAATGGGCGACCATCGTGGGACATTCACCTCCCCGACCGGCGGCCGGCCGTACATACAGTACAACATGCCGCACGGGAAGGGGGGATTGAGGATGTACGGTGTGTTCGGGGGCTACACCCGTTGGGCGGTTGTGTTCCTGATCATCTTCGTGCTGTTCTTCCTGTTGGTCCCCGCCTATCCGGCAGCCGTCTGACGAATGAAATGGGCAGTGTATGCACGGGAGGTGAGCGATGATGTACGATGGTGCACTCGGGGGATTCACGCGCTGGGCGATCGTGTTCCTCATCATTTTCGTGCTGTTCATGTTGTTGATCCCGCACCACTACAATGTGACGACGTGCACGACGACGCAGGTCTGTTGATGAACCGGTTGGGCGCGGGGGACAACTCCCGCGCCGTTGTCACACGGGCGAAGGGACAAGCCGTTCACCCTGCTGGCTGTGCATCGGCCGCCTGGGATGACGCATGTCGGCACATGGGGTGCAGGGGACAGGAGGTGCACGCCGGCCTCCGAACGCTACAGAAATGGTGCCCGATGGCGTCGATGAGCGCGTGATAGTTATTGTACAGGGCGACGTCGGCCGGCAGGTGGCGCATGAACCAGGCGCGCATGGGTTCATAGCCAATGCGCTCGTCGACCAGCCCGAGGCGGGAGAAAATGCGTTTGGTGTAGGCGTCGATCACGAAGGATGGTTTCCCTGCCGCATACAGGAGGATGTCGTCTGCTGTCTCCGGGCCGATCCCGTAGATGGACAGCAGCTCCTCTCGCAACGGTTCGGTGTCCTGTTCGAACATGCGCTCCAGGCTGCCGCCGTGGCGCTCGTGGACGTGGGCGGCGAACGCCTTCAATTTTTGCGCCTTCGCCCGATAGTACCGGGTGGGTACCACGCATTCGGCCACCACCTCCAACGGGGCAGCATGCAGAGCTTCCAAGCTTAGGAGACCACGCTGGCGAAGACAGCCGATGGCTTTGACGACATTGGACCAGGCGACGCTCTGCACGAGAATGGCGCCGATGACCACTTCCTCCGCCGTCTCCGCCGGCCACCATCGGCGGTCCCCGAAGGTTGCGTACATGCGGTGATAGATGTCCATTAGCACCGCTTGGACCTGTTTGACGTCATGGTCCTCTCTTGCATTTGCCCCGTGGGGACGCGTTTGGCGCATCCTTGGCCTCCTCTCTTGCTCATTCCGCGTTTCTCAAGATGGGTCCATTCTACCGCTCCGCACCTCATGGGGGAAGCGATACGCAGGACCGGATGGCGGGGCCGCCGTGAGGGGGACCTCACCACGCCACGTCCGGCAGGCAAGCCCGGAGACGGACCCGGCCGGCCTGTGGTACACTATCGGCAGTTCGTGCGTATAGATGCCTGGGCGATGGCACAGAAGGGGTGGCAATGGTTGCGAGCGCACATCGACATTGACGGCGTCACGGTCGCGTACGACATCGATGGACAGGGGCCTCCGATGCTGTTCCTGCACGGTTGGGGCGGCAGCGCGAAGAGTTTCTTGCCTGTCTATCAGACGTTCTCCCAGTGGTTCCGTGTGATCGCCATCGATTTTCCGGGCTTTGGTGAAAGCACGCAGCCGCCCACCGTGTGGGGTGTGGAGGAGTACGCGGAGTGTGTGTACAAATTCTTGAAGGCGCTTGGCATCGAAAAGACGCACGTGATCGCCCACTCATTTGGCGGCAAGGTGACCATCTGGCTGGCGGCACATCACCCGGAGGTCGTTGACAAGATCACCCTGGTCAACGCCGCCGGGGTGAAACCGAAGCGGTCACTTCAGTACTACGTAAAAGTGTACACGTTCAAGGCGTGTAAGAAGCTGTACCACTGGGGGCTGCTGGGGCCGCGCAGTGACGAGCGGCTGCAAAAGCTGTACGCGCGGTTCGGGTCGCGCGACTATCAGGAGGCAGGCGCCATGCGGAACATCATGGTGCGGGTGGTCAATCAACACCTGGACGGCCTCCTCCCGCGAATTCAGAGCCCAACGCTCCTGATCTGGGGGGAACACGACACCGCCACGCCGGTGCGAGACGGGAAGATCATGGAGCGATTGATCCCGGACGCGGGGCTGGTGGTTTTGAAGGACGCAGGACACTTCAGCTATTTGGACCAATTGGGGTCGTTCAACAAGATTGTCAAACACTTTTATCTGGGGAGTTCTTGATCATGTTTCGAACGGTCATCTGGGTGGCGGCCGTCTGCGGCTGGTGCTGGTTCCTGGCCAGGACGGCGCCGCTGGTCTATTACGCGCAACGGGAGAGTTATCAGGTGCAGGGATACATACGGCATCACCTTCGCCGCACCGGGCAGATGCCGGACCTGCTCCTGTGGGGGCTGGCGGTGGTGGACGCCATCGCCGCGGCGACGGGCTGGATGGAGGTGCTGTGGGGCACGGCAGCGCTGACCATCGCCGCCGGCATCTGGGCGGCGATGGATTGGCGGCGCGAGCGGACGAACCTGAAGCTCCCGCTGGTTTGGACGGCACGAGCGAAACGTCTCGCCACCGCGTACCTGGTGCTGGGCGCGGCCGAGGCGGTTGCTGCCGCATGGTGGGTCCCCTGGCTGGTGGGCGCCCCGGCCGCCCTCGCTGTGGTGAACGCCGCCATCGCGCTGGTCTTGACGAAACCGGTGGAAGCCGCGGTGCAGGCGCGTTACAAGCGGCGGGCCAACCAGCGGATCCGCCAACTCAAGCAGCTCAACCAGCTGCGGGTGGTGGGCATCACGGGCAGCTACGGGAAGACGAGCACCAAGTTCATCCTCGCTGCCATCCTCGGGGCCAAGTACGACGTACTGGCGACGCCGGGAAGCTACAATACCCCTATGGGGATCTGCAAGGTGGTCAACGGTGACCTGGAGGCGCACCATCAGGTGTTCATCGCCGAGATGGGCGCACGCCACAAGGGAGACATCCGTGAACTGGTTCGTTTGGTGGAGCCGGATTTCTCCATCATCACTGCTGTCGGGCCGGCGCATCTGGAGACGTTCGGATCGATAGAAGCCATCGCTCGCACCAAGTTCGATCTCGCACGGGGCACCTCCCCGGCCGGGGTGTGCGTCGTCAACGGCGACAATCCGCACTGTCTCCGGGAGGCGCGCACCTTGGAGCGGCCGGTGCTGTTCTACGGATTGCATGAAGCGGATCACTTGGCTGCCTACGCCCGCGACATCACCGTCGGGGTAAGTGGGACACAGTTCGTCCTGGTACTGCCGGGAGACGGCGAGGTGTCT includes the following:
- a CDS encoding endonuclease III domain-containing protein, which encodes MRQTRPHGANAREDHDVKQVQAVLMDIYHRMYATFGDRRWWPAETAEEVVIGAILVQSVAWSNVVKAIGCLRQRGLLSLEALHAAPLEVVAECVVPTRYYRAKAQKLKAFAAHVHERHGGSLERMFEQDTEPLREELLSIYGIGPETADDILLYAAGKPSFVIDAYTKRIFSRLGLVDERIGYEPMRAWFMRHLPADVALYNNYHALIDAIGHHFCSVRRPACTSCPLHPMCRHASSQAADAQPAG
- a CDS encoding alpha/beta fold hydrolase yields the protein MRAHIDIDGVTVAYDIDGQGPPMLFLHGWGGSAKSFLPVYQTFSQWFRVIAIDFPGFGESTQPPTVWGVEEYAECVYKFLKALGIEKTHVIAHSFGGKVTIWLAAHHPEVVDKITLVNAAGVKPKRSLQYYVKVYTFKACKKLYHWGLLGPRSDERLQKLYARFGSRDYQEAGAMRNIMVRVVNQHLDGLLPRIQSPTLLIWGEHDTATPVRDGKIMERLIPDAGLVVLKDAGHFSYLDQLGSFNKIVKHFYLGSS
- a CDS encoding UDP-N-acetylmuramoyl-tripeptide--D-alanyl-D-alanine ligase, yielding MFRTVIWVAAVCGWCWFLARTAPLVYYAQRESYQVQGYIRHHLRRTGQMPDLLLWGLAVVDAIAAATGWMEVLWGTAALTIAAGIWAAMDWRRERTNLKLPLVWTARAKRLATAYLVLGAAEAVAAAWWVPWLVGAPAALAVVNAAIALVLTKPVEAAVQARYKRRANQRIRQLKQLNQLRVVGITGSYGKTSTKFILAAILGAKYDVLATPGSYNTPMGICKVVNGDLEAHHQVFIAEMGARHKGDIRELVRLVEPDFSIITAVGPAHLETFGSIEAIARTKFDLARGTSPAGVCVVNGDNPHCLREARTLERPVLFYGLHEADHLAAYARDITVGVSGTQFVLVLPGDGEVSCRTRLLGQHNVLNIVGAALLARRMGLTLEEIALGIERIEPVEHRLQLIDPGTGVLIIDDAFNSNPDGAAAALDVLAQFEGRRKWVVTPGMVELGGESEAVHREFGRQMAAVCDHVVLVGRLNQAAMLAGLREAGFPEERIMLAASLAEAQASYLTRLAPGDVVLFENDLPDHLERG